A single genomic interval of Litoreibacter ponti harbors:
- a CDS encoding thioredoxin family protein yields the protein MNRRAFLMTTAALGLAPMAALAGGLTTIDYDRTDPIKAALAEGKTVFVDYAADWCSTCRKQERVINALRAENPEYDANIVFVRVDWDDFGNSPVARDRNIPRRSTLIVLKGNDELGRVVAGTSTAQIKELMDRALDAAQTA from the coding sequence ATGAACAGACGTGCCTTTCTGATGACCACCGCCGCACTCGGCCTCGCGCCCATGGCTGCCCTTGCTGGCGGGCTGACCACAATCGACTACGACCGGACCGACCCGATCAAGGCGGCACTGGCCGAGGGCAAGACCGTGTTCGTAGACTACGCCGCGGACTGGTGCTCGACCTGCCGCAAACAGGAGCGGGTGATCAATGCGCTGCGGGCGGAAAACCCGGAATATGATGCCAACATCGTCTTTGTCCGTGTCGATTGGGATGATTTCGGAAATTCGCCGGTGGCGCGCGACCGCAACATCCCTCGCCGCTCCACACTGATCGTGCTGAAGGGCAATGACGAGCTTGGGCGGGTCGTGGCGGGCACCTCCACCGCGCAGATCAAAGAGCTGATGGACCGGGCCCTGGACGCTGCGCAAACCGCTTGA